The DNA region CCGGGCGACGAAGGTACCGGCCGCCTTGTCGTGCCAGCACTGGCGCCACGGGCGGTCGAAGAGGCACCAGACGACGTTGAGCACGCCGATGCCGAGCAGTCCGAGCACGCCGTAGAGCAGCCAGCGGCGCAGCGCAGCACCGAAGGTCGGCGGCTGGTGGCCCTCGATGTCCCGGACCTCCAGGCCGCACAGCTTCTTGCCCAGCGTGCGCCCCCACTTGGCGGTGGGCAGCGCCTCGTACAGCGTGCCGAGCACGAGGAACGCGGCGAGCACGATGCCGAGCTGCACGGAGGTGGTGCCGTCGAGCAGCCACACCTGCACGGTGACGCCGGTCTGCCGGGCGGCCTCGATCTTCTCGTCGATGTGCTCGATCGCGGCCGTCACGAAGGGGTACGACACGGCGCCGACCAGCGCCCCGAGCACCACACCGTCCACCAGCCGCGCGAGCAGCCGCCGCCCGAGCCCGGCGGGCCGGGCCGCCGCCTGCGCCCGCGCCGCCGCCTGGAACACGTCCTCGACGGGTGGCTTCCACGGCACGACGGGCTGCTGCGGGTCCTGCGCGGCCGGCGTGGGGGTGGGGACGGGAGCGGGAGCCGGAGTCGGGACGGCCGGGTGCGCGGGCTGCGGGCTCCACGCGGCGGGGGCGGGCGCGGGGGTGACGGGCATTCCGCCGAGGCGTGCGGCCGGGGCGGCGGGAGCGGCCGGGGCGGGAGCCGGGGCGGCGGCCGGGTCGGCGGCGGGGCGCTGTTCGGGGACGGTGCCGCCGGCCTCCGGCCAGGCGGGAGCGGGGGTGGGCGTCGGGGTGGCCGGGGCCTCCGGGGCGGCCTCCTCCACGGGCGCGACGACCGTCGCCGGGTCGCGGCGCATCGAGACCCCGCCGCCGGAAGCGGCGGGCCAGGCGGCCGCGGCGCGCGGGTCGGTGGCGGGGGCGGCGGCCGGCGCGGCGGGCTGGGGCTCGTCCTGGACGCCCCACGAGACCTTCTGGTCGCGCTCGCCGCCGAAACCGGTCTGCCGCGAGGTGCTGGCCTGCCACGCGGAGGCGGGCTCCTGGGGAGCGGCCGCGGCGGGCTCCGGTTCGTCGTCGAGGAAGACCGGGCCGGTCTCCTCGACGGCCGGGACCGCGGGAACCGCGGGGGCCACGGGGAGTTGGGGCGCCGGGGCCGGGCTCGGCGCCACCTGCGGGGCGACCGGCACGGGCGGCGCGGGCGGCGTCTCGCCCTCCTTGGGCGCGGGCCGGCTCGTACCGGGCACCCACGCGCCGCCGTTCCAGAAGCGGATGTACCCGGGAATCGAGGGGTCCGGGTAGTAGCCCGCCTGCGGTACCTCTCCGCCGCCTCCAGGTGGAGTAGCCACTGCCCCGACTCCGTTCCGTCACAACGCCTTGATCCACACGGGCCGCGCCTGCGGCCCAGGGAGGACAGTAACGAAGAACGACGCCGCTGGGACGAGGAGCCCACCATAAAGACCGCCTTCGGGGGACACCCCGGCGAAAACATCACGCACAGTGACCCTCGGGCCTCCACCTACCCCCGTGGACCCGGCCCCAAAAAAATTTCCCAGAAACTCTTCCGAAGTCGCGTAATGGAACCGGCCGACCCCTCTCTCTCCCGGTGAAGGCCCACCCCGGGCCCACGAGCAGAGAGGGCGTCACGCCATGCAGAACACCGAGAACAACGTGGTCGAGCGCGAGCTGGAGCTGAAGCTGGTCCTGTCCCCGGAGCGTTCGGTGCCGGTCCCGGCCCGGCTCGCCTACCGCGTGGACGACCCGTACGCCGTCCACATCACCTTCCACATCGGCTCCGAGCACCCGGTCAACTGGACCTTCGCCCGCGAACTGCTCGTCGAGGGCGTCTTCCGGCCGTGCGGCCACGGGGACGTGCGGATCTGGCCGACCAAGGTCGACGGCCGCAACGTCATCCTGATGGCGCTGTCCTCCCCCGACGGCGACGCGCTCCTGGAGGCGCCGTCCGCGCAGGTGTCCGCCTGGCTGGAGCGGACCCTGCGCGCGGTCCCGCCGGGCACCGAGACCGAGCAGCTCGGCATCGACGACGGCCTGGCCGAGCTGCTCGCCGCCACCGTGGTGGCGGACGAGCTGTGGCTGCGCGACCCGTGGCCGTCGGACGAGGCCGGCGACGGCGAGCTGTGAGCTCCGCTTTGCGCTCGTACGGGACGGGGCCCCCAACCCGTCGCCGTGCCCGTACTCGTACCCGGAAAGCTCAGAGGGCTCAGGAGGCTCAGAACAGCTTGCCCGGGTTCAGCAGGCCCAGCGGGTCGAAGGTCTCCTTGATCCCGCGCTGCAGCTCCACGCCCACCGGACCCAGCTCCCGGGCCAGCCACTCCTTCTTCAGCACGCCCACCCCGTGCTCCCCGGTGATCGTGCCGCCGAGCGCGAGGCCGAGCGCCATGATCTCGTCGAAGGACTCCCGCGCCCGGCGCGACTCGTCCTCGTCGGCGTGGTCGAAGCAGACGACGGGATGGGTGTTGCCGTCGCCGGCGTGCGCGCAGACCCCGATGGTCAGCCCGTACTTGGCGGCGATCTCCGCCGTGCCCGTGAGCATGGCGGCGAGCTTGGTGCGCGGCACGCACACGTCGTCGATCATCGTGGCCGTCTTGATGGCCTCCAGGGCGGTGAGCGAGAGCCGGCGGGCCTGGAGGAGCAGTTCGGACTCGGCGGCGTCCTCGGCGGGCACGACCTCGGTCGCCCCGGCGGCCCGGCACAGCTCCGCCACCGCGGCCAGATCGGCGGCCGGGTCGGGGGTGTCGAAGGCGCACAGCAGCAGCGCCTCGGTGGTGTCGGGCAGACCCATGTGGGCGAGCTTGTTGACGGCTCGGACGGTGGTGCCGTCCATCAGTTCCAGGAGTGAGGGTGTGTGGCCGCGCTCCATGATCGCGCAGACGGCCTCGCAGGCGGCCTCCGCCGAGGGGAACTCGGCGGCGAGCGCGAGCTGCGCCGGCGGCTGCGGCTTGAGCGCGAGCACGGCGCCGACGACGATGCCGAGGGTGCCCTCGGAGCCGACGAACAGCCGGGTCAGGTCGTATCCGGCGACGCCCTTGGCGGTGCGGCGTCCGGTGCGCAGGAGCCGCCCGTCGGCCAGGACGACGTCGAGCCCGAGCACGTACTCGGCGGTGACCCCGTACTTCACGCAGCACAGACCGCCGGACGCGGTGCCGATGTTGCCGCCGATGGTGCACATCTCCCAGCTGGAGGGGTCCGGCGGGTAGTAGAGGCCGTGTTCGGCGACGGCGCGGGACAGCACGGCGTTGACGACGCCCGGTTCGACGACGGCGATCCGGTCGACCGGGTCGATCTCCAGGATGCGGTCCATCTTGACGAGCGAGAGCACGATGCAGCCCTCGGAGGCGTTGGCGGCGCCGGACAGACCGGTGCGGGCGCCCTGCGGGACGACCGGGACGCGCAGTTCGGTCGCGGTGCGCATGACGTGCCGCACCTGTTCGACGGTGCGCGGGAGCACGACGGCCGCGGGGGTGCCGGCCGTGCAGAAGCTCGCCATGTCGCGGGCGTAGGAGGCGGTGACGTCGGGGTCGGTGAGCACGGCCTCGGCCGGGAGTCCGGCGCGCAGACGGGCGTGCAGGGTGTGGAGCCTCTCGTGAAGATCGTCCATGGGTCCAGCGTGGCACCCGGGGCCATCGGTGTGAACCCGCCGGGGAGCGGGCGCTGATGTGCTCTTCGTACGGCCGGTCGCGGGCGCACAGTGTGCGCCATGAGACCCGAGAACGTGTCGCGGACGGTCCTCGCCTCGGGCGTGGGCGCGGTGCTCGCCGCGACGGCGCTGCTGTACGTGCCCGAGCTGGCCGGCCGGTCCGCGCCGCCCCCGCCCGGTCCCGCCGAGCGCGCGGCGCACGCGGCGACCTCGGGGGCGCAGGCGGCGCTGCCGGACCTGGTCGCGCTGATCGGAGACCGGGAGAAGTGGCTGCGGGCGCACCCCGGTGACACGGGGTCCTGGGCGGTGCTCGGCTCGGCCTACACGGAGCGGGCGCTGCGCCGCGCCGACCCGGCGGACCTGCCGCGGGCCGAGGCGGCCCTGAAGCGGGCGCCCGGGAGCCTGGACGCGCAGGTGGGCCTGGCTGCGCTCGCCAACGCGCGCGGCGACTGGGCGACGGGCCGGGCGTGGGGCGAGCGGGTGCGGAAGGCGGACCCGAAGCGCTGGTCCGCGTACCCGGTGCTGATCGACGCGTACAACGGTCTCGGCGACTACAAGGCGGCCGGCAAGGCCGCCGAGAAGCTGGCCGAGCTGCACACGGGCGCGGCGGTCAGCGGCCGCTCGGCGCAGCTGTACCGCGACCGCGGCTGGCGCGAGGACGCGGGCGCGGCCGCCCTCGACGCGGTGGCCCTCGCGGAGACCGGTGCCGAGAAGGCGGTCGCGCTGTCCCGGCTTGGCGACCTGGCGTGGGAGCGGGGCGAGCCGGCGGAGGCGCTGGCGCAGTACGGGGCGGCGCTCGGGCTCGTACCGGACCACGGGCCGGCGCTCGCGGGGCGGGCGCGGGCGCGGGCGGCGCTCGGGCGGACCGAGGAGGCGGTACGGGACTGGCGGGCGGCGATCGGGCGCCTTCCGCTGCCCGGGTATCTGCTCGAAGCGGCCGAACTGGACGAGTCCCTCGGCCGCGACGAGGACGCGCGGGCGCTGTACGCGCGGCTGCGGGCGGGCCGCTGGCCGGACGCCGAGGTCGAGCTCGGCCTCCTCGACGCGGACCACGGCGACCCGGCGGCGGCCGTGCGTCGGCTGCGGGCGGCGTGGGCGGGCGGGCACCGCTCGGTGCGGGTCGCGGACGCGCTGGGCTGGGCGCTGTACCGGTCGGGCGAGCCGAAGGAGGCTCTGGACTACGCCAAGCGCGCCACCGACGAGGGCCTCCGCAGCGCCCTCTTCGCGTACCACCGCGCCGAGATCGAACGCGCCCTGGGCGACCTGAGCCCGGCCCGCCGCCACCTCGCGGAGGCGCTCCGTACCAACCCGCACTTCTCGCCGCTGCTCGCGCCGCGCGCGAAGCAGGCGGCGGCGACCCTGGGCGACTTCCCGGACGAGCTCCCGAAGGACGCCATGGCTCCGCGGGACGTCACGCCTCCGCAGGAGCCGGCGCGGTCCTAGGCGGGGGTTCGGGGTTCGCCCGCTCCGTGGGGGCGAGCCCCGGGCGGGTCCCCCGTGCCCGCCCGGGGTGTCCCGGTGGTGCCCCGGCGCGGTCGGCGTGCGGCGGGGCATGCGGGGGCCCGGCTCCGGGACGTACCCGGGGCCGGGCCCCTCGTATGGGGGGAGCGGCGGCTAGAGGTTGCCGCGGCGCTCCTGCTCCCGCTCGATCGCCTCGAACAGGGCCTTGAAGTTGCCCTTGCCGAAGCCCATCGAGCCGTGCCGCTCGATCATCTCGAAGAAGACGGTCGGACGGTCCTGGACCGGCTTGGTGAAGATCTGCAGCAGGTAGCCGTCCTCGTCGCGGTCGGCGAGGATCTTCAGCTCGCGGAGGGTCTCGATCGGCACGCGCGTGTCGCCGACCCACTCGCCGAGCGTGTCGTAGTACGAGTCGGGGGTGTCGAGGAACTGGACACCGGCCGCCCGCATCGCGCGCACCGTGGCGACGATGTCGTTCGTGGCGAGGGCGATGTGCTGGACGCCCGCGCCGCCGTAGAACTCCAGGTACTCGTCGATCTGCGACTTCTTCTTCGCGATCGCCGGCTCGTTGATCGGGAACTTCACCTTGAGGGTGCCGTCGGCGACGACCTTCGACATCAGCGCCGAGTACTCGGTCGCGATGTCGTCGCCCACGAACTCCTTCATGTTCGTGAAGCCCATGACCTTGTTGTAGAAGCCGACCCAGTCGTTCATCTTGCCGAGCTCGACGTTGCCGACGCAGTGGTCGATGGCCTGGAAGGTGCGCTTGGCCGGCGGCTCGACGATCGGGGCGGCGGCGACGTAACCCGGCAGGTAGGGGCCGTCGTAGCCGGAGCGCTCGACGAGGGTGTGGCGGGTCTTGCCGTACGTGGCGATGGCTGCGAGGACGACGGTGCCGTGCTCGTCCTTCACCTCGTGCGGCTCGACCAGGCCGGTGGCGCCCTGCTCGACGGCGTAGGCGTACGCGGCGCGGGCGTCCGGCACCTCGATCGCCAGGTCGACCACGCCGTCGCCGTGCTCGGCGACGTGGGAGTCGATGAAGCGGCCCCACTCGGTGGTGGCCTTGATGACGGAGGTGAGCACGAAACGGGCGGAGCCGTTGGTGAGGACGTAACTGGCGGTCTCGCGGCTGCCGTTCTCCGGTCCGGAGTACGCGACGAGCTTCATGCCGAAGGCCGTGGAGTAGTAGTGCGCGGCCTGCTTGGCGTTGCCGACGGCGAAGACGACCGCGTCCATTCCCTTCACCGGGAAGGGATCGGCCTCACGCGCGGTGGTCGGGGTGTGATCGATGGTCTCAGTCATGGCAGCAGAGTCCCGCCGACTCGCAAGGTGCGCAATAGTTTCTTGTTCGACTGGTCAATCTGCACAGTGACCGTTCAGTATGGGCGGACGACTTGTACATGATGACCACCGGGAGGCCGCCGTGGCGATCGATCATCTGGACGGGCGGCTCATCGTGCTGCTCGCGCAGGAGCCCCGGATCGGGGTCCTGGAGGCCTCGCGCCGGCTCGGGGTGGCACGCGGCACCGTGCAGGCCCGGCTCGACCGGCTTCAGTCGAATGGAGTCATCAGCGGTTTCGGCCCCCAGGTCGACCCCGCCGCCCTCGGCTATCCGGTCACGGCCTTCGCCACCCTGGAGATCAAGCAGGGCCAAGGCGCGGACGTGCGCGGGCACTTGGCGACCGTGCCGGAGGTCCTCGAACTGCACACCACCACCGGCCACGGCGACATGCTCTGCCGGCTGGTGGCCCGCTCCAACGCCGATCTCCAGCGGGTGATCGACCGGGTCGTCGGTTTTGATGGCATCGTCCGGGCCTCCACGGCGATCGTCATGGAGAACCCGGTCCCCCTGCGGATCATCCCGCTGGTGGAACAGGCCGCGGAGGACCCGCTTCCGCCGCGGTAGCCCTACAGCGCTTGCGGAGGGGTCGCGCGTGAGCTTCTGGGAGTACGTGGTCAGTCGCCACCAGCAGCTGCTCACCGACGCGTACCAGCACGCCAGCGTCGTCTTCCAGTGCATGGTGATCGCCACCGCGCTCGGGGTGCTGATCAGCCTCCTCACGTATCGCAGCCCATGGGCCGGGAACCTGGCCATCCTCTCCACCGCCTCCCTGCTCACCATCCCCTCACTCGCCGCGATCGGTCTGCTGATCCCGCTGGTCGGCCTGGGCGTGCCGCCGACCGTGATCACCCTGACCCTGTACGGGCTGCTTCCGGTCGTACGGAACGCGATCGTGGGGCTGCGCGGGGTCGACCCGAGCCTGGTGGACGCGGCGACGGGCATCGGCATGTCCCGGCCGGCCCGGCTGCTGCGCGTCGAGCTGCCGCTGGCCTGGCCGCCGATCCTCACCGGCATCCGGGTGTCGACCCAGATGCTCATGGGCATCGCCGCCATCGCCGCGTACGCCTCCGGGCCCGGCCTCGGCAACGAGATCTTCCGCGGCATCGCGTCCCTGGGCAGCGCCAACGCGATCAACCAGGTGCTCGCCGGGACGCTCGGCATCGTGATCCTGGCGCTGCTCTTCGACGGGGCGTACGTGTTGCTCGGCCGGCTGACGATTCCGAGGGGGATCCGTGTCTGAACCCGTCCACGGTATGAGCGTCAACGGCATGAACGGGACCGGCGGTGTGCACGGCGCGACCTCCGGGGCCTCGATCGAGCTGGAGGGGCTGACCAAGCGCTACCCCGGCAACCCCAACCCCGCCGTGGACGACGTGAACATGGAGATCAAGGCGGGCGAGACGGTCATCTTCGTCGGCCCGTCCGGCTGCGGGAAGTCCACCACCCTGAAGATGATCAACCGGCTGATCGAGCCGACCGCCGGCCGGATCCGGATCGGCGACGAGGACGTCACGAAGATCGACCCGGTGAAGCTGCGCCGCAAGGTCGGTTACGCGATCCAGTCCTCCGGGCTCTTCCCGCACATGACCGTCGCCGAGAACATCGCCCTGGTCCCGAGGATGGTCGGCTGGTCCAAGTCCCGTACGAAGGACCG from Streptomyces fradiae includes:
- a CDS encoding tetratricopeptide repeat protein, yielding MRPENVSRTVLASGVGAVLAATALLYVPELAGRSAPPPPGPAERAAHAATSGAQAALPDLVALIGDREKWLRAHPGDTGSWAVLGSAYTERALRRADPADLPRAEAALKRAPGSLDAQVGLAALANARGDWATGRAWGERVRKADPKRWSAYPVLIDAYNGLGDYKAAGKAAEKLAELHTGAAVSGRSAQLYRDRGWREDAGAAALDAVALAETGAEKAVALSRLGDLAWERGEPAEALAQYGAALGLVPDHGPALAGRARARAALGRTEEAVRDWRAAIGRLPLPGYLLEAAELDESLGRDEDARALYARLRAGRWPDAEVELGLLDADHGDPAAAVRRLRAAWAGGHRSVRVADALGWALYRSGEPKEALDYAKRATDEGLRSALFAYHRAEIERALGDLSPARRHLAEALRTNPHFSPLLAPRAKQAAATLGDFPDELPKDAMAPRDVTPPQEPARS
- a CDS encoding SsgA family sporulation/cell division regulator, whose translation is MQNTENNVVERELELKLVLSPERSVPVPARLAYRVDDPYAVHITFHIGSEHPVNWTFARELLVEGVFRPCGHGDVRIWPTKVDGRNVILMALSSPDGDALLEAPSAQVSAWLERTLRAVPPGTETEQLGIDDGLAELLAATVVADELWLRDPWPSDEAGDGEL
- a CDS encoding RDD family protein, which gives rise to MATPPGGGGEVPQAGYYPDPSIPGYIRFWNGGAWVPGTSRPAPKEGETPPAPPVPVAPQVAPSPAPAPQLPVAPAVPAVPAVEETGPVFLDDEPEPAAAAPQEPASAWQASTSRQTGFGGERDQKVSWGVQDEPQPAAPAAAPATDPRAAAAWPAASGGGVSMRRDPATVVAPVEEAAPEAPATPTPTPAPAWPEAGGTVPEQRPAADPAAAPAPAPAAPAAPAARLGGMPVTPAPAPAAWSPQPAHPAVPTPAPAPVPTPTPAAQDPQQPVVPWKPPVEDVFQAAARAQAAARPAGLGRRLLARLVDGVVLGALVGAVSYPFVTAAIEHIDEKIEAARQTGVTVQVWLLDGTTSVQLGIVLAAFLVLGTLYEALPTAKWGRTLGKKLCGLEVRDIEGHQPPTFGAALRRWLLYGVLGLLGIGVLNVVWCLFDRPWRQCWHDKAAGTFVAR
- a CDS encoding Lrp/AsnC family transcriptional regulator, which encodes MAIDHLDGRLIVLLAQEPRIGVLEASRRLGVARGTVQARLDRLQSNGVISGFGPQVDPAALGYPVTAFATLEIKQGQGADVRGHLATVPEVLELHTTTGHGDMLCRLVARSNADLQRVIDRVVGFDGIVRASTAIVMENPVPLRIIPLVEQAAEDPLPPR
- a CDS encoding ABC transporter permease → MSFWEYVVSRHQQLLTDAYQHASVVFQCMVIATALGVLISLLTYRSPWAGNLAILSTASLLTIPSLAAIGLLIPLVGLGVPPTVITLTLYGLLPVVRNAIVGLRGVDPSLVDAATGIGMSRPARLLRVELPLAWPPILTGIRVSTQMLMGIAAIAAYASGPGLGNEIFRGIASLGSANAINQVLAGTLGIVILALLFDGAYVLLGRLTIPRGIRV
- a CDS encoding FAD-binding oxidoreductase, encoding MDDLHERLHTLHARLRAGLPAEAVLTDPDVTASYARDMASFCTAGTPAAVVLPRTVEQVRHVMRTATELRVPVVPQGARTGLSGAANASEGCIVLSLVKMDRILEIDPVDRIAVVEPGVVNAVLSRAVAEHGLYYPPDPSSWEMCTIGGNIGTASGGLCCVKYGVTAEYVLGLDVVLADGRLLRTGRRTAKGVAGYDLTRLFVGSEGTLGIVVGAVLALKPQPPAQLALAAEFPSAEAACEAVCAIMERGHTPSLLELMDGTTVRAVNKLAHMGLPDTTEALLLCAFDTPDPAADLAAVAELCRAAGATEVVPAEDAAESELLLQARRLSLTALEAIKTATMIDDVCVPRTKLAAMLTGTAEIAAKYGLTIGVCAHAGDGNTHPVVCFDHADEDESRRARESFDEIMALGLALGGTITGEHGVGVLKKEWLARELGPVGVELQRGIKETFDPLGLLNPGKLF
- the hppD gene encoding 4-hydroxyphenylpyruvate dioxygenase yields the protein MTETIDHTPTTAREADPFPVKGMDAVVFAVGNAKQAAHYYSTAFGMKLVAYSGPENGSRETASYVLTNGSARFVLTSVIKATTEWGRFIDSHVAEHGDGVVDLAIEVPDARAAYAYAVEQGATGLVEPHEVKDEHGTVVLAAIATYGKTRHTLVERSGYDGPYLPGYVAAAPIVEPPAKRTFQAIDHCVGNVELGKMNDWVGFYNKVMGFTNMKEFVGDDIATEYSALMSKVVADGTLKVKFPINEPAIAKKKSQIDEYLEFYGGAGVQHIALATNDIVATVRAMRAAGVQFLDTPDSYYDTLGEWVGDTRVPIETLRELKILADRDEDGYLLQIFTKPVQDRPTVFFEMIERHGSMGFGKGNFKALFEAIEREQERRGNL